A single window of Vibrio sp. HB236076 DNA harbors:
- the deoA gene encoding thymidine phosphorylase — protein sequence MFLIQELIAKKRLGKVLSRDEIYFLIDGITKGTVADSQVGAFAMAVCFQDMTKQERIDLTCAMRDSGQVLNWRSLNLSGPILDKHSTGGVGDVTSLILGPLIAACGGYVPMISGRGLGHTGGTLDKLEAIPGYQVEVSNQKIGTTLQSAGVAIIGQSGELAPADKRIYAIRDVTATVDNISLITASILAKKLAAGLDALVMDVKVGSGAFMPSYQESQNLAQSIVDVANGAGTQTRALLTDMNQVLAQSAGNALEIKEVIALLTGDVRSSRLYHVTMALCQELLVMGKLAHHAQEAKVMLERALQSGEAAERFNRMVACLGGPNDIISTYQEHLPQAKIVRPVFSSTNGIIGQIDTKQVGMAVVELGGGRKQPTDKLNYSVGLEAICGVGEEVDSQRPLALIHAQSEEDWQRAARRLQQAIVTTQEPVESITSVYQTIE from the coding sequence ATGTTTCTAATACAAGAATTAATCGCTAAAAAGCGTCTTGGTAAAGTGTTAAGTCGAGACGAGATTTATTTTTTGATCGATGGCATTACAAAAGGGACGGTGGCGGATAGCCAAGTGGGTGCTTTTGCAATGGCCGTGTGCTTTCAGGATATGACCAAGCAAGAGCGCATCGACTTAACCTGTGCAATGCGCGATTCTGGTCAAGTATTAAATTGGCGAAGTCTAAACTTGTCTGGTCCGATACTCGACAAGCACTCGACAGGCGGCGTTGGTGATGTGACGTCTTTGATCTTGGGTCCTTTAATTGCTGCTTGTGGCGGCTATGTCCCCATGATTTCAGGGCGTGGGCTTGGTCATACCGGCGGCACGCTCGATAAACTTGAAGCCATCCCTGGTTATCAAGTCGAAGTCTCAAATCAAAAAATTGGCACGACCTTACAATCGGCAGGTGTGGCGATCATTGGTCAAAGCGGGGAATTGGCTCCGGCGGATAAACGCATTTATGCCATCCGAGATGTGACTGCGACGGTCGATAACATCTCGTTGATCACGGCTTCCATTCTGGCCAAAAAACTGGCCGCTGGACTCGATGCACTGGTCATGGATGTCAAGGTGGGATCCGGTGCCTTTATGCCCAGTTATCAAGAGTCACAAAATTTGGCACAAAGCATCGTTGATGTTGCCAATGGGGCTGGTACCCAGACTCGAGCTCTACTGACCGACATGAACCAAGTACTGGCTCAGTCGGCGGGCAATGCGTTGGAAATTAAAGAAGTCATTGCCCTGCTGACAGGGGATGTGCGTTCTTCGCGTTTGTACCATGTCACCATGGCGTTGTGCCAAGAGTTACTTGTGATGGGTAAGCTGGCTCACCATGCTCAAGAGGCGAAAGTCATGCTCGAGCGCGCGCTCCAAAGCGGCGAAGCGGCAGAGCGCTTTAACCGCATGGTCGCCTGTCTTGGTGGGCCGAATGACATTATTTCCACTTACCAAGAACACCTACCGCAAGCGAAAATCGTTCGTCCGGTGTTTAGTTCAACCAATGGTATTATTGGCCAGATAGATACCAAGCAAGTGGGCATGGCAGTCGTTGAGCTTGGCGGTGGTCGTAAACAACCAACAGATAAGCTGAATTACAGTGTCGGTTTAGAGGCGATTTGTGGTGTCGGCGAGGAAGTGGATTCGCAGCGCCCACTGGCTTTGATTCACGCTCAAAGCGAGGAAGACTGGCAACGTGCCGCTCGTCGCTTGCAACAAGCGATAGTGACGACTCAAGAGCCGGTTGAATCAATCACGTCGGTGTATCAAACGATTGAATAA
- the deoC gene encoding deoxyribose-phosphate aldolase produces the protein MNELQQQALRALRLMDLTTLNDDDTNEKVVSLCQQAKTAVGTTAAVCIYPRFVPIAKKTLAEQGTPEVKIATVTNFPHGNDDIEIAVAETRAAVAYGADEVDVVFPYRRLIAGDEQCGFDLVKACKAACGDTVLLKVIIEVGELKTEALIKQASKISIEAGADFIKTSTGKVAVNATPEYARWMLEVIAELGVSDTVGFKPAGGVRSAEDAAAYLAMADEILGAQWADQRHYRFGASSLLTNLLNTLDVSDDVADPNAY, from the coding sequence ATGAACGAATTACAGCAACAAGCTCTACGCGCTTTACGTCTAATGGACCTAACAACGCTCAATGATGACGATACCAATGAAAAAGTGGTGAGTTTGTGCCAACAGGCGAAAACGGCAGTTGGAACCACCGCGGCGGTATGTATTTACCCTCGCTTTGTGCCGATTGCGAAAAAAACATTGGCTGAGCAAGGCACCCCAGAGGTGAAAATTGCCACGGTAACGAACTTCCCACATGGCAACGACGATATAGAGATTGCGGTTGCTGAGACCCGTGCTGCCGTTGCTTACGGCGCTGATGAAGTCGATGTGGTGTTTCCGTACCGCCGCTTAATCGCCGGCGATGAGCAATGCGGCTTTGATTTAGTTAAAGCGTGTAAAGCGGCTTGTGGCGATACTGTATTGTTAAAAGTCATTATTGAAGTCGGCGAATTAAAAACTGAAGCCTTGATCAAACAAGCGTCGAAAATTTCGATTGAAGCCGGTGCCGACTTTATTAAAACCAGCACGGGTAAAGTGGCGGTTAATGCGACGCCAGAATACGCACGTTGGATGTTAGAGGTGATAGCTGAGCTCGGTGTTAGTGACACTGTTGGTTTTAAACCCGCTGGTGGTGTGCGCAGCGCTGAAGACGCAGCGGCTTATTTGGCGATGGCCGATGAGATTCTCGGTGCGCAGTGGGCTGATCAGCGTCACTACCGTTTTGGCGCGTCGAGTTTGTTGACGAACTTGCTCAATACCCTTGACGTCTCTGATGACGTTGCTGACCCAAACGCTTATTGA